The following coding sequences lie in one Porphyromonas asaccharolytica DSM 20707 genomic window:
- a CDS encoding monomeric [FeFe] hydrogenase, whose amino-acid sequence MTYINNVMIVRHKLLSTMVARWRQDQLIKTIDRIPLELSPRKQRNVLGRCCPHKERAVWKYKMFPLLGFDMRDEQDELTPLSEYAHTALHRPQPTKENVLCVIDEACTSCVQINYEVSNLCRGCVSRACSSNCPKSCISFKKNGQAQIDHEICISCGQCHKNCPYHAIVYIPVPCEESCPVGAISKDEDGIEHIDESKCIYCGSCLNACPFGAIFEISQVFDVLGAIERGEQVVAIVAPAILGQFKASREQVYGAIKKIGFYDVIEVAQGAMDTVSHEGKELVEKIEAGQAFMTTSCCPSFYELVDKHAPGLKPFVSSSHSPMVYTAERARKLYPDSKIVFFGPCVAKRKEIKRPNVDVDMVVTFEELGSILEGLDIDINTVEGYKPTVESVREAHAFARNGGVKDAVISYLSNTEEYKDFVGRLTAEEIAGLDKKAVAKLKAYGKRGKADTQFVEVMACLGGCVTGPSAFNDVLAGRRQLLKEVEKIDLTYANYKEKE is encoded by the coding sequence ATGACCTATATAAACAATGTAATGATCGTGCGCCATAAGCTCCTCTCCACCATGGTAGCTAGGTGGCGTCAAGACCAATTGATTAAAACGATAGATCGGATCCCTCTAGAACTGAGCCCTCGTAAGCAGCGCAATGTGCTGGGACGTTGCTGCCCCCATAAGGAGCGTGCTGTATGGAAGTATAAGATGTTTCCTCTCCTAGGCTTTGACATGCGAGATGAGCAGGATGAGCTGACACCGCTGTCTGAGTACGCTCACACGGCACTGCACCGTCCGCAGCCAACTAAGGAGAATGTCCTCTGCGTCATTGATGAGGCTTGTACCTCGTGCGTCCAGATCAACTATGAGGTGTCTAACCTCTGCCGTGGCTGCGTAAGTCGTGCCTGCTCGAGCAACTGCCCGAAGAGCTGTATCTCATTCAAGAAGAATGGTCAGGCACAGATCGATCACGAAATCTGCATCAGCTGCGGTCAGTGCCACAAGAACTGCCCCTATCATGCGATCGTCTACATACCCGTGCCTTGCGAGGAGTCTTGCCCCGTGGGTGCTATCAGCAAGGACGAGGATGGTATCGAGCATATAGATGAGTCTAAGTGCATCTATTGTGGCTCTTGTCTGAATGCTTGCCCCTTTGGTGCGATCTTTGAGATCTCGCAAGTCTTTGACGTACTAGGTGCTATAGAGCGTGGCGAGCAAGTCGTAGCTATCGTGGCTCCAGCAATCCTAGGTCAGTTTAAGGCAAGCCGTGAGCAGGTTTACGGAGCCATCAAGAAGATAGGCTTCTACGATGTCATCGAGGTGGCTCAGGGAGCTATGGACACAGTGAGTCATGAGGGAAAGGAGCTTGTGGAGAAGATCGAGGCTGGTCAAGCCTTTATGACCACTTCGTGCTGTCCCTCCTTCTACGAGCTGGTGGATAAGCATGCTCCTGGGCTCAAGCCTTTTGTCTCTAGCTCACACTCGCCGATGGTCTACACGGCAGAGCGTGCACGCAAGCTTTACCCCGATAGCAAGATCGTCTTCTTTGGTCCTTGTGTGGCTAAGCGCAAGGAGATCAAGCGTCCCAACGTGGATGTCGATATGGTGGTTACCTTTGAGGAGCTAGGCTCTATCCTAGAGGGACTGGATATAGACATCAACACGGTAGAGGGCTACAAACCAACCGTCGAGTCGGTACGTGAGGCACACGCCTTCGCTCGTAATGGCGGTGTCAAGGATGCCGTCATCTCCTATCTAAGCAATACGGAGGAGTACAAGGACTTCGTAGGTCGTCTCACTGCTGAGGAGATCGCAGGACTGGACAAGAAAGCCGTCGCCAAGCTCAAGGCTTACGGCAAGCGCGGCAAGGCGGACACGCAGTTTGTCGAGGTGATGGCTTGTCTCGGAGGTTGCGTAACAGGTCCGAGCGCCTTCAACGATGTACTCGCTGGTCGTCGCCAGCTACTCAAGGAGGTGGAGAAAATCGACCTCACCTATGCCAACTATAAAGAGAAGGAGTGA
- a CDS encoding leucine-rich repeat domain-containing protein — protein MRRTTIFLLSLLLLTMAGALAQDTPAITIHTTLPEGSIFTLGIHCRQPIAIDWGDGEQVDYESDNYGVDGIQGEVHGDGWIRVWCEAPEGILSLYIGSDQRSQQVDSLDLSQLQGLKFLYCQNNLLSRLDVTACFRLMELNVAANRLSELDLKNAPLLDMLVCQNNQLKELDLSPVQSLIALRCEYNEISALDLRHFKQLTVLHCEGNPLTQLDISQNGALQQLFAHDTQITTWDLTPHSDLRVLDLSNIPSVSITWGAKDELRQIFLNNNELTGLSLPLLPQLDRLEVQDNDLTSISLAGIPMLKDFRCSNNQLQQLDLTPVGQLDYLFAEGNQLSHLDLSPVKGIKELLLSYNKLSQLDLSHSPELYLLWLTDNPIQELDIRPVPKLFSLFLDGCMLSDSALEAILKALPDIHTIEASERTAWWKKWLLIKRNPLAQTPDAQQAVTKGWKVDLLDAWPGRDNGISNVLEATQTRIIRSGERLALYPSEYTPSDFSLYLYDLSGVLVATATQLSQLSEIRLGDATQHYLCITIIDGATQRVLL, from the coding sequence ATGAGACGGACGACAATCTTCCTGCTGAGCCTCCTGCTCCTCACTATGGCAGGGGCGCTTGCTCAGGATACACCGGCCATCACGATACACACGACGCTACCAGAGGGGAGCATCTTCACCCTCGGGATCCATTGTCGCCAGCCTATTGCCATCGACTGGGGTGATGGCGAGCAGGTAGACTATGAGTCGGACAACTATGGCGTCGATGGCATACAAGGTGAGGTGCATGGAGACGGCTGGATACGCGTCTGGTGTGAGGCTCCCGAGGGTATTCTATCCCTTTATATAGGCAGTGATCAGAGGTCTCAGCAGGTGGATAGTCTAGATCTCTCTCAGCTGCAAGGGCTGAAGTTCCTCTACTGTCAGAACAATCTCCTCAGCCGACTAGATGTCACAGCTTGCTTCCGTCTGATGGAGCTCAACGTGGCTGCCAATCGGCTCTCGGAGCTCGATCTGAAGAATGCCCCTCTTCTAGATATGCTGGTCTGCCAAAACAACCAACTTAAGGAGCTTGATCTATCTCCTGTACAGAGCCTTATAGCGCTGCGCTGTGAGTACAACGAGATCTCTGCACTAGATCTGCGGCACTTCAAGCAGCTGACCGTGCTACATTGTGAGGGCAATCCCTTGACTCAGCTAGACATCTCACAAAACGGAGCACTCCAGCAGCTCTTTGCTCACGACACCCAGATCACTACGTGGGATCTAACTCCGCACAGCGACCTTAGAGTGCTCGACCTCTCAAACATCCCTAGCGTATCCATCACTTGGGGAGCTAAGGACGAGCTGAGACAGATATTCCTCAATAACAATGAGCTAACGGGCCTCTCGCTACCTCTCTTGCCTCAGCTAGACAGACTAGAAGTTCAGGACAACGACTTGACCTCTATCAGTCTTGCGGGTATCCCCATGCTCAAAGACTTCCGATGTAGTAACAACCAACTTCAGCAACTGGATCTTACGCCCGTGGGGCAGCTTGACTACCTTTTTGCCGAGGGCAACCAGTTGTCGCATCTAGACCTATCTCCCGTCAAGGGGATCAAAGAGCTCCTGCTCTCCTACAATAAGCTCTCACAGCTAGACCTGTCTCACAGCCCCGAGCTATACCTCTTGTGGCTCACGGACAATCCGATTCAGGAGTTAGACATACGCCCCGTACCGAAGCTCTTCTCTCTATTTCTAGACGGGTGCATGCTGTCTGACTCAGCTCTAGAGGCTATACTGAAGGCGCTACCGGATATCCACACCATAGAGGCTAGCGAGCGTACAGCTTGGTGGAAGAAGTGGCTACTCATCAAGAGAAATCCACTCGCCCAGACGCCCGACGCACAGCAGGCTGTCACGAAGGGGTGGAAAGTGGATCTACTAGATGCCTGGCCTGGCAGGGATAATGGGATCTCCAACGTACTAGAGGCGACTCAGACACGTATCATTCGCTCAGGAGAGCGTCTCGCTCTCTACCCGAGTGAGTACACGCCGTCTGACTTCTCCCTCTACCTATATGATCTGTCAGGAGTGCTCGTAGCTACAGCTACGCAACTCTCGCAGCTCTCTGAAATACGACTAGGAGATGCGACACAGCACTATCTGTGCATCACAATCATCGACGGAGCGACCCAGCGAGTTCTCTTGTAA
- a CDS encoding InlB B-repeat-containing protein, whose protein sequence is MKTATKTLFCALLLILPLLATAQATGDETQTTTPTIVLTTETSVGDTIWLSFETDDWEDPIIEGLTPTGESTFAGNQYTVTSPTIKLMGEITDLGCQEIKLTAIDLSGISCLQQLNCSGNQLTELNIGDNTALSMLYCQQNKLQQLDLSKCKDLYEVYCFDNQLQSLKLGASLPSFTMLKAANNQLTAIDLSGCPNVKVVDLGTNNIDHLDLANNGAITWLLVANNKLTDIDLSAQTKLVRLDCYNNQLSSLDLSPLEQLTVLAAESNQLQDIDVSHCPKLQVMSVEHNVIKTMDLSQNPELKSIWCIENRIYPNDMQALVTSLLQKEGAKLVAVNTHSDKEQNVILKAQVAEANAKGWTVYDFNPETKDLIPYEGSDTTFLHVTLSVGEGGTAKVLEVTDPERVPFATEIKIEATPDEGYELESIKAGDQDITEDKVYLVTKDVEITVTFHRVKSIADPTKRQELTITPNPARDLARVYGLKPYSDISIYTQEGKRMATIQADDLGQGEIDLSSYPSGKYLVIAEEHNGWLIVR, encoded by the coding sequence ATGAAAACAGCTACAAAAACATTGTTCTGTGCCTTGCTTCTGATATTGCCACTCTTGGCTACCGCTCAGGCTACTGGCGATGAGACACAGACTACAACTCCGACGATTGTGCTCACCACAGAGACTTCCGTCGGAGACACCATTTGGCTCTCCTTCGAGACGGATGATTGGGAGGATCCAATTATCGAGGGACTCACACCCACGGGCGAATCAACATTCGCTGGTAATCAGTATACGGTAACCTCGCCTACCATCAAGCTCATGGGGGAGATAACCGACTTGGGATGCCAAGAGATCAAGCTCACAGCAATAGATCTATCAGGTATCTCATGTCTACAACAGCTCAACTGCTCGGGCAACCAGCTCACAGAGCTAAATATAGGAGATAACACAGCCCTATCGATGCTTTACTGTCAGCAAAACAAGCTCCAGCAGCTGGACCTATCCAAATGTAAGGATCTATACGAGGTCTATTGCTTTGATAACCAGCTTCAGAGCCTCAAGCTAGGAGCTAGCCTTCCCTCTTTTACAATGCTCAAGGCTGCTAACAATCAGCTGACAGCCATCGATCTGAGTGGATGTCCTAACGTAAAGGTGGTAGACCTAGGGACTAACAATATAGACCACCTAGACCTAGCCAACAATGGAGCTATTACCTGGCTGCTCGTAGCCAACAACAAGCTCACGGATATAGACCTCTCTGCACAGACCAAGCTCGTACGACTAGACTGCTATAACAACCAGCTCTCCTCACTAGACCTCTCTCCGCTCGAGCAGCTCACTGTACTAGCCGCCGAGAGCAACCAGCTACAAGACATCGACGTGTCTCACTGCCCTAAGCTACAGGTGATGTCTGTAGAGCATAACGTCATAAAGACGATGGACTTGTCTCAAAATCCCGAGTTGAAAAGTATCTGGTGCATAGAGAACCGCATCTACCCCAACGATATGCAGGCTCTCGTGACATCTTTGCTGCAAAAAGAGGGTGCCAAACTGGTCGCTGTCAATACACATAGCGACAAAGAGCAAAACGTAATCCTCAAAGCACAAGTAGCAGAGGCAAACGCCAAGGGATGGACTGTCTACGATTTCAATCCTGAGACTAAGGATCTCATCCCATATGAGGGAAGCGATACGACATTCCTCCACGTGACACTATCTGTCGGAGAGGGTGGCACAGCAAAAGTCCTAGAGGTGACTGATCCTGAGCGGGTCCCCTTTGCTACAGAGATAAAGATAGAGGCGACACCTGACGAAGGCTATGAGCTAGAGAGCATCAAGGCTGGAGATCAGGACATAACGGAAGACAAAGTCTACCTAGTCACCAAGGATGTAGAGATCACTGTCACATTTCATCGTGTCAAGAGCATAGCTGATCCGACTAAGAGACAGGAGCTCACGATTACGCCCAATCCTGCAAGAGACTTAGCCAGAGTGTATGGCCTCAAGCCTTACAGCGACATCTCTATCTATACACAGGAAGGTAAGCGCATGGCAACCATTCAGGCGGATGATCTGGGACAAGGCGAGATAGACCTGTCTAGTTATCCATCGGGTAAGTACCTTGTGATCGCCGAGGAGCATAACGGATGGCTCATCGTCCGATAA
- a CDS encoding S41 family peptidase produces MTSRFVPYLLRSLCLCLLAFNTYAQDVITFADSPSPATLTQEENATQRDLQVLGKLLKESHPKMLEESFAISLDSELAKFYQLAKHIDTPSDSYLLLQQFTSLMGDGHTTLTLDTALFKTYYPIRLGIEEYPTVRLMTAPKTLQSYVGKEIKSICDIPILDVVDTLRRYISADNVQYSLSQVSALGSFCIYWRSLGLDTLKVTFADMDSIFISPISVSDRVELYSSPNAKHYSTLTAPRKALYWYDVMAAPGVAYLQMNAMKDYQSEYSRITSSKPSGYKLTPQEEAYLSSLPRFSDFIDQMFQEMDSLHTHTLIIDLRYNSGGSSMLGDMLLEYLPTQRESTSNYTYHLRVSELWRSNCPSLSERIPKAYSGKMIDGKTFSDLILTDGQSQMSRAQSHTPRRTFKGDVYIFVGEKTFSSAGMLATVAQDAGVSLILEDASSPCAFAPCHYGDVIGFTLPNSGFKGYTSSKSFVRPDQTRCGEKRLVPDRSIPQTKDTTQLGADPLWEYVIKTTSETKE; encoded by the coding sequence ATGACGAGTAGATTTGTCCCCTACTTACTGAGATCGCTATGTCTATGTCTGTTAGCGTTCAATACTTACGCTCAAGACGTTATCACATTTGCAGACAGCCCCAGCCCAGCTACTCTAACCCAAGAGGAGAATGCCACACAAAGGGATCTACAAGTGCTTGGCAAACTTCTAAAGGAGAGTCACCCCAAAATGCTTGAGGAGAGCTTTGCGATTAGTCTGGATAGTGAACTAGCTAAGTTTTATCAGCTAGCCAAGCATATCGATACCCCTTCCGATTCGTACCTTCTTCTTCAGCAATTTACGAGTTTGATGGGTGACGGTCACACTACGCTGACTCTTGACACCGCTCTGTTTAAGACTTACTACCCAATTAGGCTAGGGATCGAAGAGTACCCTACCGTGCGTCTCATGACAGCCCCTAAGACCCTTCAGAGCTATGTCGGAAAGGAGATTAAGTCCATCTGTGACATCCCCATCCTAGATGTTGTCGACACACTCAGACGCTATATTAGTGCGGACAATGTGCAGTACTCGCTCTCGCAAGTAAGTGCTTTGGGTTCATTCTGTATCTATTGGAGATCTCTAGGCTTGGATACTTTGAAAGTTACATTTGCTGATATGGACTCCATCTTTATCTCGCCCATATCTGTGAGTGATAGAGTGGAGTTGTATAGCAGCCCAAATGCGAAACATTACAGCACGCTTACTGCTCCACGAAAAGCTCTGTACTGGTATGACGTGATGGCAGCTCCAGGAGTTGCTTACCTCCAGATGAACGCTATGAAAGACTATCAGTCTGAGTATAGTCGCATTACTAGTTCTAAGCCAAGTGGCTATAAACTAACCCCTCAAGAGGAGGCATACCTATCCTCTCTACCTCGCTTTTCGGACTTTATTGATCAGATGTTTCAAGAGATGGATTCGCTTCATACGCACACACTGATCATAGATCTTCGCTACAATTCAGGAGGGAGTAGCATGCTTGGCGATATGCTACTTGAATACTTGCCCACGCAAAGAGAGAGCACTTCAAACTATACATATCACCTACGAGTATCTGAGTTATGGAGAAGTAACTGCCCCTCCCTGTCCGAGAGGATTCCGAAAGCGTACTCTGGGAAGATGATCGATGGAAAGACTTTTAGTGACCTGATCCTTACAGATGGTCAAAGTCAAATGTCTCGCGCTCAGAGCCACACTCCTCGACGAACTTTTAAGGGAGATGTCTACATATTCGTTGGAGAGAAGACCTTCAGTAGTGCTGGGATGCTCGCAACTGTAGCACAGGATGCAGGGGTGTCCCTTATCCTTGAAGATGCTAGCTCACCTTGTGCCTTCGCCCCTTGCCACTATGGAGATGTAATCGGATTCACGCTACCCAACAGTGGCTTTAAGGGTTATACTAGCAGTAAGTCTTTTGTGCGTCCAGATCAGACAAGATGTGGAGAGAAGAGACTTGTTCCCGATAGATCTATTCCTCAGACTAAGGATACGACCCAGCTTGGAGCGGATCCGCTGTGGGAATATGTCATCAAAACAACATCAGAGACAAAAGAGTAG
- the rpoC gene encoding DNA-directed RNA polymerase subunit beta': MAYKTAPKSKTTFSSIRLSLASPEEILAASHGEVTNPNTLDYKTYKPVRDGLFCERIFGPVKDYECNCGKFKRIRFRGTICDRCGVEVTEKKVRRERTGHIKLAVPVAHIWYFRSLPNKLASLLNLKSKDLEAIIYYEKYIVLQSGVSDLEVNTILTEEEYQAKLDEIDQSHPDNYDLPESDPDKFVAKIGAEALYEMLSNLDLDTLSYELRDKAQTETSQQRRLDALKRLNVVESFRASKDINRPEWMILKVVPVIPPDLRPLVPLDGGRFATSDLNELYRRVILRNNRLKRLLEQSVPEVIIRNEKRMLQEAVDSLLDNSRKSSAFKGENNRPLKSLSDSLKGKPGRFRQNLLGKRVDYSARSVIVVGPELQMHECGLPKDMAAELYKPFIIRKLIERGVVKTVKSAKRIVDRRDNVIWEILENVMKGHPVLLNRAPTLHRLGIQAFQPKMIEGKAIQLHPLACTAFNADFDGDQMAVHLPLGNEAILEAQLLMLASHNILNPANGAPITVPSQDMVLGLYYITKIRKGVKGSGLTFYGVEEARIAYNEGKLDIHAPINVLIHNVLEGDQLVSKIIETSMGRIMVNENVPTEVGYINETLGKGTLRSIISNVIKVCGFAKTAQFLDKIKNLGYHMAFKGGLSFRLQDVVIPKDKEKLVAEGNERVEEIFAQYNEGFITNTERYNQIIDTWSNVSNKITASLMRQLAQDDEGFNNIFMMMDSGARGSKEQIRQLAGIRGLMAKPQKSGSGGGQVIENPILSNFKEGLSVLEYFISSHGARKGLADTALKTADAGYLTRRLVDVSHDVVISEEDCGTLRGIEMSDVMKNSTVVATLGERILGRTSVHDIKHPETGEYIVRAGEEINETVVAAINAAGIETVEVRSVLTCETKNGVCAKCYGRNLATNKLVQRGEVVGVIAAQAIGEPGTQLTLRTFHAGGTASNQETDATIRARFSGVIEYSDIRYVDVERAGRDGNMRSAHIVVNRTAELRILDPKTGVILQHELVPYASTIFFANGATVSKDDTLLNFDPHNTALISEFSGRLVFENLVEKVTFEYETDESASHKEIVIIRKQGVKNNLIPTAQILDDKGNVLRSYNLPVGAHLVKEDGDMITQGDIITKTPRAISGAGDITGGLPRVQELFEARNPSSPAVVAEIDGTIDFAGVKRGNQEISITSRLGEIRKYFVPLTKQILVQPGDYVRAGMPLSEGAVTPADILAIQGPTAVQEYIVNEVQDVYRLQGVKINDKHFEVIVRQMMRKVQVIDPGDTLLMPQQIVDKNEASEENDKLWGMKVITDAGDSTTMKPGQIISSRKLRDENSSLKRRDLKPAIARDAMPATTNQILQGITKAALQTRGFISAASFQETSKVLNDAAISGKEDKLEGIKENVICGHLIPAGTGLPEYDKLLVMSQKEHEEIEAQSRQTGSDASYRAKKLDEEKVSETAPAK, translated from the coding sequence ATGGCATACAAGACAGCCCCTAAGAGCAAGACCACCTTTTCATCCATTAGGCTCTCCCTGGCATCCCCTGAGGAGATCCTAGCGGCATCACATGGAGAGGTTACGAATCCGAATACTCTTGACTATAAAACATACAAGCCAGTACGTGACGGACTCTTCTGCGAAAGAATCTTCGGTCCAGTCAAAGATTACGAGTGCAACTGTGGTAAGTTCAAGCGCATACGCTTCCGTGGTACCATCTGCGACCGTTGTGGTGTAGAGGTTACGGAGAAGAAAGTGCGTCGTGAGCGTACTGGACATATCAAGCTCGCTGTACCCGTAGCTCATATTTGGTACTTCCGCAGTCTACCTAACAAGCTCGCCTCTCTGCTCAATCTCAAGTCGAAAGATCTTGAGGCGATCATCTACTACGAGAAGTATATCGTACTGCAGAGCGGTGTCTCTGATCTAGAGGTCAATACAATACTTACCGAGGAGGAGTATCAGGCCAAGCTAGACGAGATCGATCAGAGCCATCCAGACAACTACGACCTGCCAGAGAGTGACCCAGACAAGTTTGTCGCAAAGATCGGTGCAGAGGCACTCTATGAGATGCTCTCCAATCTAGATCTAGACACTCTCTCCTACGAGCTCCGTGACAAGGCTCAGACCGAGACCTCACAGCAGCGCCGTCTAGACGCACTCAAGCGACTCAACGTCGTCGAGTCCTTCCGAGCTTCCAAAGATATCAACCGTCCCGAGTGGATGATCCTCAAGGTGGTACCAGTCATACCGCCCGATCTACGTCCACTTGTACCGCTCGATGGTGGTCGCTTTGCAACAAGCGATCTCAACGAGCTCTATCGTCGTGTCATCCTGCGTAACAATCGTCTCAAGCGACTTCTAGAGCAGAGCGTCCCCGAGGTGATCATTCGCAATGAGAAGCGCATGCTCCAGGAGGCTGTCGACTCACTCCTCGACAACTCACGTAAGTCAAGTGCATTCAAAGGCGAAAACAACCGTCCTCTCAAGTCTCTCTCAGACAGTCTCAAGGGTAAGCCCGGTCGTTTCCGTCAGAACCTACTCGGTAAGCGTGTAGACTACTCTGCACGTTCCGTCATCGTCGTCGGCCCTGAGCTACAGATGCATGAGTGCGGTCTACCCAAGGATATGGCTGCTGAGCTCTACAAGCCCTTTATCATTCGCAAGCTCATCGAGCGTGGAGTCGTCAAGACAGTCAAGAGCGCTAAGCGTATCGTAGATCGTCGTGACAACGTCATCTGGGAGATCCTTGAGAACGTTATGAAGGGGCACCCCGTATTGCTCAACCGTGCTCCGACACTACACCGTCTAGGTATACAAGCCTTCCAGCCTAAGATGATCGAGGGCAAGGCTATTCAGCTACACCCCTTGGCTTGTACCGCTTTCAACGCCGACTTCGATGGTGACCAGATGGCTGTACACCTACCCCTAGGCAACGAAGCTATCCTCGAGGCTCAGCTACTCATGCTCGCCTCACATAATATTCTCAACCCTGCCAATGGTGCACCTATTACCGTGCCTTCACAGGATATGGTCTTGGGACTCTACTATATCACCAAGATCCGCAAGGGAGTCAAGGGTAGCGGGCTCACCTTCTATGGAGTCGAGGAGGCTAGGATTGCATACAACGAGGGTAAGCTAGACATTCACGCTCCGATCAATGTCCTGATCCATAACGTCCTCGAGGGCGACCAGCTCGTCAGCAAGATTATCGAAACCTCTATGGGACGTATCATGGTCAATGAAAACGTCCCCACCGAGGTTGGTTACATCAACGAGACCCTAGGTAAAGGCACTCTCCGCTCCATCATCTCCAATGTGATCAAGGTGTGTGGCTTTGCCAAGACCGCACAGTTCCTGGACAAGATCAAGAACCTCGGATACCACATGGCATTCAAGGGAGGTCTCTCATTCCGTCTGCAAGACGTCGTCATTCCTAAGGACAAGGAGAAACTCGTTGCTGAGGGCAATGAGCGTGTCGAGGAGATCTTTGCTCAGTACAACGAGGGCTTTATCACCAATACGGAGCGATACAACCAGATCATCGATACGTGGAGTAATGTGTCGAACAAGATAACTGCTTCGCTAATGAGGCAGCTAGCTCAGGACGACGAGGGCTTCAACAACATCTTCATGATGATGGATTCTGGAGCTCGTGGATCGAAGGAGCAGATTCGTCAGCTCGCTGGTATCCGCGGTCTGATGGCTAAGCCTCAGAAGAGTGGTTCAGGCGGTGGACAGGTCATTGAGAACCCTATCCTCTCCAACTTCAAGGAGGGACTCTCCGTGCTGGAGTACTTTATCTCCTCTCACGGTGCTCGTAAGGGTCTAGCCGATACCGCCCTTAAGACGGCAGATGCTGGTTACCTGACCCGTCGTCTCGTAGACGTTTCGCACGATGTCGTCATCTCTGAGGAGGACTGCGGCACACTACGAGGCATCGAGATGTCTGACGTGATGAAAAACAGTACCGTCGTCGCTACTCTAGGTGAGCGCATCCTCGGTCGTACCTCCGTTCATGACATCAAGCACCCCGAGACTGGAGAGTACATCGTACGTGCTGGTGAAGAAATCAACGAGACGGTTGTGGCTGCTATCAACGCTGCTGGCATCGAGACCGTCGAGGTACGCTCTGTACTCACCTGCGAAACGAAAAACGGTGTCTGCGCCAAGTGCTACGGTCGCAACCTCGCTACCAACAAGCTCGTACAGCGCGGTGAGGTGGTCGGTGTCATCGCAGCGCAAGCTATCGGTGAGCCTGGTACACAGCTGACGCTACGAACCTTCCACGCTGGTGGTACCGCGAGCAACCAGGAGACCGATGCCACCATACGTGCACGATTCTCTGGGGTCATCGAGTACTCAGACATCCGCTACGTAGACGTGGAGCGTGCTGGACGAGATGGCAATATGCGGTCCGCACACATCGTGGTCAATCGTACCGCTGAGCTCCGCATCCTAGACCCCAAGACTGGCGTCATACTGCAGCATGAGCTGGTACCCTATGCCAGCACCATCTTCTTTGCCAACGGCGCTACCGTCAGCAAGGACGACACGCTGCTCAACTTTGACCCACACAATACAGCTCTTATCTCTGAGTTCTCTGGGCGTCTTGTCTTCGAGAATCTTGTCGAGAAGGTCACCTTTGAGTACGAGACTGACGAGAGTGCTTCGCACAAAGAGATCGTCATCATTCGCAAGCAAGGTGTCAAGAACAATCTCATCCCGACGGCTCAGATACTAGACGACAAGGGCAATGTACTGCGCTCGTACAATCTCCCCGTCGGTGCTCACCTCGTCAAGGAAGATGGCGATATGATCACACAGGGTGACATCATCACCAAGACGCCTCGCGCTATCTCGGGTGCTGGTGATATCACGGGTGGTCTACCTCGCGTTCAGGAGCTCTTTGAGGCACGCAATCCTTCAAGTCCTGCTGTCGTAGCAGAGATCGATGGTACCATCGACTTCGCTGGTGTCAAGCGTGGCAATCAGGAGATCTCCATCACCTCCCGTCTAGGTGAGATCCGTAAGTACTTCGTACCACTTACGAAGCAGATCCTCGTACAGCCAGGCGACTATGTACGTGCCGGCATGCCCCTCTCGGAGGGTGCTGTCACGCCAGCCGACATCCTCGCCATCCAGGGTCCCACGGCCGTGCAGGAGTACATCGTCAACGAGGTCCAGGACGTCTATCGTCTACAAGGTGTGAAGATCAACGATAAGCACTTTGAGGTGATCGTCCGTCAGATGATGCGCAAGGTACAGGTCATCGATCCAGGAGACACCCTCCTAATGCCACAGCAGATTGTAGACAAAAACGAGGCTTCTGAAGAAAACGACAAGCTCTGGGGCATGAAGGTAATCACCGACGCCGGTGACTCCACCACCATGAAGCCTGGACAGATCATCTCTAGCCGTAAGCTACGTGATGAGAATAGCTCCCTCAAGCGTCGTGACCTCAAGCCCGCTATAGCACGTGATGCGATGCCTGCTACGACCAATCAGATCCTACAAGGTATCACAAAGGCTGCGCTACAGACGAGAGGATTCATCTCAGCAGCATCCTTCCAGGAGACCTCTAAGGTACTCAACGATGCTGCCATATCGGGCAAGGAAGACAAGCTCGAGGGCATCAAGGAGAATGTCATCTGCGGTCACCTGATCCCTGCCGGTACAGGTCTACCCGAGTATGACAAGCTTCTCGTAATGTCGCAGAAGGAGCATGAAGAGATCGAGGCTCAGAGCCGTCAGACAGGATCTGACGCCAGCTACCGCGCCAAGAAGCTCGACGAGGAGAAAGTCTCCGAGACAGCTCCCGCTAAGTAA